The Chanodichthys erythropterus isolate Z2021 chromosome 12, ASM2448905v1, whole genome shotgun sequence genome contains a region encoding:
- the alg11 gene encoding GDP-Man:Man(3)GlcNAc(2)-PP-Dol alpha-1,2-mannosyltransferase isoform X2, giving the protein MSSHDHLSLCLCDLIRLMWSLLLPCFYLSLVLTAILFLFIMGVRTWLQMKRKTRRAQDGRPAVAFFHPYCNAGGGGERVLWCALRALQNRYQDVSFVVYTGDQGVTAEEILDGARRRFNIRLPRAVKFVFLKHRLLVEAKIYPHFTLLGQSVGSIFLGWEALTEFVPDIYIDSMGYAFTLPVFRYLGGCHVGSYVHYPTISTDMLSVVRERNPRFNNADYISSNPVLSAIKVIYYCVFALLYGLAGSCSEVVMVNSTWTLGHILALWRAPNRTSVVYPPCDVQAFLDIPIGEEEEEKKGKKCHCVVSVGQFRPEKDHQLQIRAFRKLLDRKGVETAGRETVKLVLIGGCRNQEDEDRVLMLRGLCQELGLADRVEFKLNIPFEELKKDLTDATIGLHTMWNEHFGIGVVECMAAGTIILAHKSGGPKLDIVVHYDGGPTGFLADDEDTYADSMERILSMTPAARLEIRRRARLSVTRFSDQEFEGSFLAAMEPLMSTLRL; this is encoded by the exons ATGTCATCCCACGATCacctgtctctctgtctgtgcgATTTAATTAG GTTAATGTGGTCACTGCTGTTACCATGCTTCTATCTGAGTCTTGTCCTGACAGCCATCCTCTTCCTCTTCATCATGGGGGTGAGAACCTGGCTGCAGATGAAGAGGAAGACCAGGAGAGCTCAGGATGGCCGGCCTGCTGTGGCTTTCTTCCACCCATACTGCAATGCGGGAGGAGGGGGAGAGAGAGTGCTGTGGTGTGCTTTACGTGCTCTTCAAAACAG gtACCAAGATGTTTCCTTCGTGGTCTACACAGGTGATCAGGGCGTGACGGCAGAAGAGATTTTAGATGGAGCACGGCGGCGCTTCAACATCAGACTCCCCAGAGCCGTTAAGTTTGTGTTCTTGAAACATCGTCTCCTGGTAGAGGCTAAAATTTACCCACACTTCACCCTTCTGGGGCAGAGCGTGGGCTCCATCTTCCTGGGGTGGGAGGCCTTGACTGAGTTTGTTCCAGACATCTACATTGACTCAATGGGCTATGCCTTCACCTTACCTGTGTTCCGTTATCTGGGTGGATGTCATGTGGGAAGCTATGTGCACTACCCAACCATCAGCACTGATATGCTGTCTGTGGTTCGAGAAAGAAACCCAAG GTTCAATAATGCAGACTACATCTCCAGTAACCCTGTACTGAGTGCCATCAAAGTGATTTACTACTGTGTCTTCGCACTGCTGTACGGTCTAGCCGGCTCCTGTAGTGAAGTGGTCATGGTAAATTCCACCTGGACATTAGGTCACATTCTGGCTCTGTGGCGCGCTCCTAACCGCACGAGTGTGGTCTACCCACCGTGCGACGTTCAGGCCTTCCTGGACATCCCTATtggggaagaggaagaagagaaaAAGGGCAAAAAGTGTCACTGTGTGGTCTCGGTGGGTCAGTTCCGGCCTGAAAAAGACCATCAGCTGCAAATCAGAGCTTTTAGAAAACTTCTGGACAGGAAGGGGGTGGAGACTGCCGGTCGAGAGACTGTGAAGCTGGTGTTGATTGGTGGATGTCGTAACCAGGAAGATGAAGACAGGGTACTGATGCTGAGGGGATTGTGTCAAGAGCTGGGCCTAGCAGACAGGGTGGAGTTTAAACTCAATATCCCATTTGAGGAACTGAAGAAAGATTTAACAGATGCCACGATTGGGTTGCACACTATGTGGAATGAACATTTCGGTATTG GTGTAGTGGAGTGTATGGCTGCAGGGACAATCATTCTGGCTCACAAATCCGGTGGTCCGAAGTTGGACATTGTAGTTCACTATGATGGCGGTCCAACCGGCTTCCTGGCAGACGATGAAGACACCTATGCAGACTCCATGGAACGAATCCTTTCTATGACTCCCGCAGCTCGGTTAGAGATCCGACGTCGGGCCCGTCTGTCCGTCACCCGCTTCTCAGACCAGGAGTTTGAAGGTTCATTTCTTGCAGCCATGGAGCCTCTAATGTCAACACTAAGACTATGA
- the alg11 gene encoding GDP-Man:Man(3)GlcNAc(2)-PP-Dol alpha-1,2-mannosyltransferase isoform X1 has product MSSHDHLSLCLCDLIRLMWSLLLPCFYLSLVLTAILFLFIMGVRTWLQMKRKTRRAQDGRPAVAFFHPYCNAGGGGERVLWCALRALQNRYQDVSFVVYTGDQGVTAEEILDGARRRFNIRLPRAVKFVFLKHRLLVEAKIYPHFTLLGQSVGSIFLGWEALTEFVPDIYIDSMGYAFTLPVFRYLGGCHVGSYVHYPTISTDMLSVVRERNPRFNNADYISSNPVLSAIKVIYYCVFALLYGLAGSCSEVVMVNSTWTLGHILALWRAPNRTSVVYPPCDVQAFLDIPIGEEEEEKKGKKCHCVVSVGQFRPEKDHQLQIRAFRKLLDRKGVETAGRETVKLVLIGGCRNQEDEDRVLMLRGLCQELGLADRVEFKLNIPFEELKKDLTDATIGLHTMWNEHFGIGKIKNIIHSV; this is encoded by the exons ATGTCATCCCACGATCacctgtctctctgtctgtgcgATTTAATTAG GTTAATGTGGTCACTGCTGTTACCATGCTTCTATCTGAGTCTTGTCCTGACAGCCATCCTCTTCCTCTTCATCATGGGGGTGAGAACCTGGCTGCAGATGAAGAGGAAGACCAGGAGAGCTCAGGATGGCCGGCCTGCTGTGGCTTTCTTCCACCCATACTGCAATGCGGGAGGAGGGGGAGAGAGAGTGCTGTGGTGTGCTTTACGTGCTCTTCAAAACAG gtACCAAGATGTTTCCTTCGTGGTCTACACAGGTGATCAGGGCGTGACGGCAGAAGAGATTTTAGATGGAGCACGGCGGCGCTTCAACATCAGACTCCCCAGAGCCGTTAAGTTTGTGTTCTTGAAACATCGTCTCCTGGTAGAGGCTAAAATTTACCCACACTTCACCCTTCTGGGGCAGAGCGTGGGCTCCATCTTCCTGGGGTGGGAGGCCTTGACTGAGTTTGTTCCAGACATCTACATTGACTCAATGGGCTATGCCTTCACCTTACCTGTGTTCCGTTATCTGGGTGGATGTCATGTGGGAAGCTATGTGCACTACCCAACCATCAGCACTGATATGCTGTCTGTGGTTCGAGAAAGAAACCCAAG GTTCAATAATGCAGACTACATCTCCAGTAACCCTGTACTGAGTGCCATCAAAGTGATTTACTACTGTGTCTTCGCACTGCTGTACGGTCTAGCCGGCTCCTGTAGTGAAGTGGTCATGGTAAATTCCACCTGGACATTAGGTCACATTCTGGCTCTGTGGCGCGCTCCTAACCGCACGAGTGTGGTCTACCCACCGTGCGACGTTCAGGCCTTCCTGGACATCCCTATtggggaagaggaagaagagaaaAAGGGCAAAAAGTGTCACTGTGTGGTCTCGGTGGGTCAGTTCCGGCCTGAAAAAGACCATCAGCTGCAAATCAGAGCTTTTAGAAAACTTCTGGACAGGAAGGGGGTGGAGACTGCCGGTCGAGAGACTGTGAAGCTGGTGTTGATTGGTGGATGTCGTAACCAGGAAGATGAAGACAGGGTACTGATGCTGAGGGGATTGTGTCAAGAGCTGGGCCTAGCAGACAGGGTGGAGTTTAAACTCAATATCCCATTTGAGGAACTGAAGAAAGATTTAACAGATGCCACGATTGGGTTGCACACTATGTGGAATGAACATTTCGGTATTGGTAAGATAAAGAATATCATACACTCA GTGTAG
- the spp2 gene encoding secreted phosphoprotein 24 isoform X1: protein MKMRCCVFLYLLLQVLGGLGLPLFELSSKADDALQMALDQINARYARNHLYRVSKASLKRILPLGMDTYDLHLRFGIRETECQKTSGANPQGCMYRKGFFVSEAGCYIRARVTQELTRIISLRCTKADSSSSESSEEGRLGLYYDINLFGTRGKKLCNLSHFYKYCDHNVNNALDIFLDRTHSTSSPSINVAPPIHAGHHNNREINDVRGDHFNNHLPYH from the exons ATGAAAATGAGGTGCTGTGTTTTTCTGTATCTGCTCCTGCAGGTTTTGGGAGGTTTAG GCCTTCCTTTGTTTGAGCTCAGCTCTAAAGCAGATGATGCTCTACAGATGGCCCTCGACCAGATCAATGCACGTTATGCCAGGAATCACCTCTACAGAGTGTCCAAGGCGTCTCTGAAGAGG ATTCTTCCTCTGGGAATGGACACATATGATCTGCATCTGAGGTTTGGCATTAGGGAGACAGAGTGCCAGAAAACCTCTGGGGCCAACCCTCAGGGCTGCATGTACCGCAAAGGTTTTTTTGTG TCGGAGGCAGGGTGCTACATCAGAGCGCGAGTGACTCAGGAGCTTACTCGCATCATCTCTCTCAGATGCACAAAGGCAGACAGCTCAAGCTCTGAGTCCAGTGAGGAG GGGAGATTAGGATTATACTACGATATAAATCTTTTTGGAactagaggtaaaaaattatgtaATCTTTCACACTTTTATAAATATTGTGATCACAATGTTAATAATGCTCTTGACATTTTTTTAGACCGCACACATTCAACTTCATCACCAAGCATCAATGTGGCTCCACCAATACACGCCGGCCATCATAACAACAGGGAAATCAACGACGTTCGTGGGGACCATTTCAACAATCACCTGCCATATCACTGA
- the cpb2 gene encoding carboxypeptidase B2, which translates to MRPLIQLAYFICFNIFLEKCICKSEHDQVLSITVSTQEHVDTVRNITSHNETLLWQPASSSYITTNTEVHLYIQSTSVKFVTELLRKHGITYRVLLENTAALVEMQTRNDTSDPRSGGVFYERYHSLEDIYYWINKTNQDNSDMVKVILIGSSSEKRPLYVIKLSGRRNEVKRAMWIDCGIHAREWIAPAFCMWFVKYALAYYNRNSEITEMLNKMDIYILTVMNPDGYKYTWTTDRMWRKNRSDNKDSECAGVDLNRNFDANWCTKGASDNPCDPTYCGQFPESEPETQAVAQFLRSHKDKIKLYLSIHSYSQMLLFPYSCSYDEVPNHNELQELVKEASTKIRRYYGNNYKYGAAAKTIYLAPGGSDDWAYNLGIKYSFTFELQDRGRYGFLLPPSFIPQACNEALLAAKIIALHVIKKTEELSPTT; encoded by the exons ATGAGGCCCCTAATACAACTCGCTTACTTCATATGTTTTAACATCTTTCTTGAGAAATGTATCTGCAAATCGGAACA CGACCAGGTTTTGTCAATCACTGTATCCACACAGGAACATGTGGACACCGTGAGGAACATAACAAGTCACAATGAG ACATTATTGTGGCAGCCTGCTTCGTCCAGTTACATTACAACAAACACTGAGGTTCACCTTTACATTCAGTCAACAAGTGTGAAGTTTGTCACTGAACTCCTACGCAAACATGGCATTACTTATAG AGTTCTTTTGGAAAACACAGCAGCACTGGTTGAGATGCAGACCAGAAATGATACATCAGATCCCCGGAGCGGAGGCGTGTTCTATGAGAGATATCATTCTTTAGAAGAT ATCTATTACTGGATAAATAAGACCAACCAAGATAATTCAGACATGGTGAAAGTTATTCTTATTGGGTCATCTTCTGAGAAACGGCCACTCTATGTTATAAAG CTGTCAGGCAGGAGAAATGAGGTGAAGAGGGCCATGTGGATAGACTGTGGGATTCATGCGCGGGAGTGGATCGCCCCAGCCTTTTGCATGTGGTTTGTCAAATAT GCACTAGCATATTACAACCGGAACTCTGAAATCACAGAGATGTTGAATAAAATGGACATTTACATCTTGACAGTCATGAACCCTGATGGATACAAGTACACATGGACAACA GATCGTATGTGGAGGAAAAACCGCTCTGATAACAAAGACAGCGAGTGTGCTGGAGTAGATTTGAACAGAAATTTTGATGCAAACTGGTGCA CGAAGGGTGCCTCCGATAATCCGTGTGATCCCACATATTGCGGTCAGTTCCCAGAGTCTGAACCAGAGACCCAGGCTGTGGCACAGTTCCTGCGCTCCCATAAGGACAAAATCAAGCTGTACCTCTCCATTCACTCCTACTCTCAGATGCTTCTGTTTCCTTACTCCTGTTCCTATGATGAGGTTCCAAACCACAATGAGTTG CAAGAACTTGTTAAGGAGGCCTCAACAAAAATACGCAGATACTAcggtaataactataaatatgGTGCAGCTGCAAAAACCATTT ATTTGGCCCCAGGAGGCTCTGATGACTGGGCGTATAATCTTGGGATAAAATATTCCTTCACTTTTGAACTTCAGGATCGTGGTCGATATGGGTTTCTGCTTCCTCCCAGCTTTATCCCTCAGGCCTGTAATGAGGCTCTGCTGGCAGCAAAGATCATAGCCTTACATGTGATCAAGAAAACTGAAGAGCTTTCACCAACAACCTGA
- the spp2 gene encoding secreted phosphoprotein 24 isoform X2 has translation MKMRCCVFLYLLLQVLGGLGLPLFELSSKADDALQMALDQINARYARNHLYRVSKASLKRILPLGMDTYDLHLRFGIRETECQKTSGANPQGCMYRKGFFVSEAGCYIRARVTQELTRIISLRCTKADSSSSESSEEGRLGLYYDINLFGTRDRTHSTSSPSINVAPPIHAGHHNNREINDVRGDHFNNHLPYH, from the exons ATGAAAATGAGGTGCTGTGTTTTTCTGTATCTGCTCCTGCAGGTTTTGGGAGGTTTAG GCCTTCCTTTGTTTGAGCTCAGCTCTAAAGCAGATGATGCTCTACAGATGGCCCTCGACCAGATCAATGCACGTTATGCCAGGAATCACCTCTACAGAGTGTCCAAGGCGTCTCTGAAGAGG ATTCTTCCTCTGGGAATGGACACATATGATCTGCATCTGAGGTTTGGCATTAGGGAGACAGAGTGCCAGAAAACCTCTGGGGCCAACCCTCAGGGCTGCATGTACCGCAAAGGTTTTTTTGTG TCGGAGGCAGGGTGCTACATCAGAGCGCGAGTGACTCAGGAGCTTACTCGCATCATCTCTCTCAGATGCACAAAGGCAGACAGCTCAAGCTCTGAGTCCAGTGAGGAG GGGAGATTAGGATTATACTACGATATAAATCTTTTTGGAactagag ACCGCACACATTCAACTTCATCACCAAGCATCAATGTGGCTCCACCAATACACGCCGGCCATCATAACAACAGGGAAATCAACGACGTTCGTGGGGACCATTTCAACAATCACCTGCCATATCACTGA